The genomic interval ACACTGCCGGGTTTAACTCCACCTTGTACTCCTGGTTCATCTTGTTCGCAAATTCAGTCAGCGTTATCGAATCAAACCCGTAATCACTCATATCAGATTCAAGGTCTATCTCCTCTTTTTTAACCTTAAGCATCTCAGACACACCACGCACCAACTCCTGCTTCACCTTACCTAACAACACATCCGTATCTGCCTGCGATGTTGTCGTTACCGCTTTTAGCGCTTTTTGTACCTTTGCCGGTTGAGTCGGTTTCTGCAACAGCAGTTTTTCCCGCATCTTGACCCTATCACCTTCCGCCACCACAACATGACCATGCTCTATCATCATTGAACGATCAAAGGCCTCAACCCCCACTGATGTCTCAAGCGGCACCATGCCGCTCACACCCTTCATCATCCGCTCGACCTGCTCATCGACCTTCATACCGCCATCTCGCCACAACGGCCAGCCTATCGAAACTGTTTTCCCGGAACACCTTCCCGCATTAACCTGCCCCTGACGATATAACGCAAACGCATCAAGAAACGCATTCGCCCCGGCATAATCACTCTGGCCCATATTACCCAATACACCAGCAACCGATGAAAAGAGCACCATGAAATCAAGTTTTTCACCACCTATCACCGCATCAAGGTTCAAAGCCCCCGTTACCTTGGAGGAAAATACCTCTCTGACCTCTTCAACCCTCTTCTTCAGGATAAGCGCATCTCGTATTACCCCGGCACTATGAATAACACCATCGAGTTTACCGTGTTTCTCCTTAATCGCCTTGAACGCCTTTGCGACGTCATCAAGATTACTAATATCGGACTGTATATAGCTGACATCAAGGCCATCTTGCCTCAACGTATCTAACTCTTTCTGCTTCTCTTCGTTTAGCACAGACCGGCCGCTTAAGACCAGCTTCACCCCTTCAGTCTGACCAAGGTGCTCAGCAAAGATCCGTCCCAATCCGCCAAAACCACCTGTTATCCAGTACACTCCTCCGGACTTCACCAGTGGGACTCCCTCCACAGCCTGTGGGACCTCTTTCACTTCCACCAGACGCCTCACTTGCCGTTTATCGGGCCACTCATACCGCACTTCTCTATCACCGCCCACTTCAGAAGCGGACTCCTGTTTAACCATGGTAACAAACTGTGCTCTACTCTCTTCCGTAAATACAGGACAATAAACCACCTTACCCTCTATCCTCGGATTTTCCATATGGGCCGTCTTGAGCAGCCCGGCAAGCGGCGCATAACAATAACCGGCATCTCCATCAGGCACCAATACCAGTATCCTCTGTACCCGTTTCGGCTTACCCTCCAGACGACCACGTATCTTCTCAAATATCTCGATAAACATCCCCTCAACATCACGACCGGTCTTCTTTTTCGAAGCAGACAGACCAACAACCTCTGCGTCAGGACACTCGGCTGAAAGCAACTCTCTTAACTCTTCTTCACTCTCTGCAATTACTATCAGATAGTCTACATCATCCTTTGTTTCCACATCTTGCAAGGTGTGGTCATCCCATCTGCTTGTAGCATATAGAACGTCATGATCTGACTGGGGCTTTAAAGCGCCTTCGCCCCCCTGCAACGCCCTGACCATAAACTCCTTCATCTCTACTACCATACGGCCCTCTTCATCCGTAATAGTGATATCATACTTGAGTACCCGGCCCTTTATATCCACGCCTTCACTATACCTCACATACGCATACGCCGTCTCAGGTATCGACCCATATATAAACACTTCGTTCAGGGCAAACGGCAGGTATACTCCATCACCAGTTCCGTCAACACCGGTCGATGACACGGCCAATCCCAGTGTCGCCTGCAACGCACTATCCATCAGGCTCGGATGCAGCACATACTGCCCCGACACATCTCTGACACTCTCCGGCATAATCAACCTCGCCAGGACCTCACGCTCATTATAACGCAGGGCTTCTATCCCATGGAACGAAGGGCCATAGCTCAACCCCCGGCTGGAAAACGCCTTGTAACACCCCGGCCCATCTATCTCACCATCACACCTTGATCGGATGGCCCCGAGATCAAGAGTTTTTCCTCTCATATCTCCATAATCCCCGGTCTCAAGAATACCCTGGGAATGTACCACACGCTCATCACCCTCTGTGTGTGTACTCACCTCAAAAGAGATATTGCTGTTCTCAGGATATAGACTTATCGACAACTCCTGAGCAGCACTATCGACACGGACAGGACGGGCCCATACGATGTTCCTGATCCCGGTAATATCACCCTTAGACGCAGCACTTCCCGCCGCACGTGCCATCTCTACATACACCACCCCAGGCAAGACCTTCTCGTCATTTATGCGATGGTCACTTAAGAAAAACTCCTTTCCTGTCAATCGCGTTGTAAACTGTTGTTCTGTTAAATCTGATGTGTTGCGATGCAATAACGGATGAATTACCTCCGATATCTGATTACTGATAACCGATCTCTGGTTACCACCGTCCGGGACCCAGCAGCGCTCCCTTGCAAACGGATACGTCGGCAGGCTGATACGACATGGTTTATGTTCACCATAAAGAAGGTCCCAGTCCAATACCAGGCCTTTCACCCATAACTCTGCCAACTTGCTGAGCTTGCCCTTGGCTATCCATTTGTCTATCGCCTCCTGAAGGTCATCATCTACCGCAAACACGGACAAAACATCCTTGTTCCTTTTCACCTCACCTGTATAACAATCTTCTATACCCTCTTTGCCTGCAGCAAAGGCTTCCAATTGATTTATAAGGTCTTTGTTATCCTTAACCAGAAAGGCAGCACGACTGTCCATTGCTTCACGTCCCACCTGTAAGGTATAGGCAATATCTGCAAGGCACATACTACCAGTCTTCTCCTTTACAAATCCAAGCAGCCTCTCTGCTGACTCCTTCAGCCGTTCACCACTCCTCGCTGACAACACCACCAGCACCGGACTC from Candidatus Scalindua japonica carries:
- a CDS encoding type I polyketide synthase, with the translated sequence MSGRMPGSSNLEEFWKNLEGGKDLISEIPADRWDWRAYYGDPQKEVNKTNIKWGGFIDDVDKFDPMFFGISPMEAELMDPQQRLFMECVWETIEDAGYKPSDLSGTKTGLYVGVASSDYASIIHEQEGREIEAHMSTGLAHSVLANRISYMLNLHGPSEPIDTACSSSLVSIHRAVQSMQTGDCDLAIAGGVNALLSPELFISFGKAGMLAPDGRCKTFSKGANGYVRGEGVGAILLKPLDKAITDGDHIYGVIRGTSENHGGKANSLTAPSPRAQAELLITAYERAGIDPETVGYIEAHGTGTELGDPIEINGLKAAFKESHSGNGKSDLKEAYCGLGSVKTNIGHLETAAGIAGVLKVLLSLQHKKLPASLHSEELNPYIDLSGSPFYVVKKTCEWKGIRDEHDKVLPRRAGISSFGFGGANSHIIVEEYIAGSSSVSKVNKAGTRSPVLVVLSARSGERLKESAERLLGFVKEKTGSMCLADIAYTLQVGREAMDSRAAFLVKDNKDLINQLEAFAAGKEGIEDCYTGEVKRNKDVLSVFAVDDDLQEAIDKWIAKGKLSKLAELWVKGLVLDWDLLYGEHKPCRISLPTYPFARERCWVPDGGNQRSVISNQISEVIHPLLHRNTSDLTEQQFTTRLTGKEFFLSDHRINDEKVLPGVVYVEMARAAGSAASKGDITGIRNIVWARPVRVDSAAQELSISLYPENSNISFEVSTHTEGDERVVHSQGILETGDYGDMRGKTLDLGAIRSRCDGEIDGPGCYKAFSSRGLSYGPSFHGIEALRYNEREVLARLIMPESVRDVSGQYVLHPSLMDSALQATLGLAVSSTGVDGTGDGVYLPFALNEVFIYGSIPETAYAYVRYSEGVDIKGRVLKYDITITDEEGRMVVEMKEFMVRALQGGEGALKPQSDHDVLYATSRWDDHTLQDVETKDDVDYLIVIAESEEELRELLSAECPDAEVVGLSASKKKTGRDVEGMFIEIFEKIRGRLEGKPKRVQRILVLVPDGDAGYCYAPLAGLLKTAHMENPRIEGKVVYCPVFTEESRAQFVTMVKQESASEVGGDREVRYEWPDKRQVRRLVEVKEVPQAVEGVPLVKSGGVYWITGGFGGLGRIFAEHLGQTEGVKLVLSGRSVLNEEKQKELDTLRQDGLDVSYIQSDISNLDDVAKAFKAIKEKHGKLDGVIHSAGVIRDALILKKRVEEVREVFSSKVTGALNLDAVIGGEKLDFMVLFSSVAGVLGNMGQSDYAGANAFLDAFALYRQGQVNAGRCSGKTVSIGWPLWRDGGMKVDEQVERMMKGVSGMVPLETSVGVEAFDRSMMIEHGHVVVAEGDRVKMREKLLLQKPTQPAKVQKALKAVTTTSQADTDVLLGKVKQELVRGVSEMLKVKKEEIDLESDMSDYGFDSITLTEFANKMNQEYKVELNPAVFFEHSTLGSFAEYLVSQNREQLALKYLPGASVAAKDAYVVDVEEVEEVTLPAMRTRFMAQGAKSVDISSGEAYRVAVIGMSGRMPGSSNLEEFWKNLEGGKDLISEIPADRWDWRAYYGDPQKEVNKTNIKWGGFIDDVDKFDPMFFGISPMEAELMDPQQRLFMECVWETIEDAGYKPSDLSGTKTGLYVGVASSDYASIIHEQEGREIEAHMSTGLAHSVLANRISYMLNLHG